A stretch of the Gemmatirosa kalamazoonensis genome encodes the following:
- a CDS encoding S9 family peptidase — protein sequence MTSRAAATLLTLAALAPNAYAQPKAAPTIDAFLSAGFPSELVAARKADRIAWLAWEKGKRNVYAASAPGFAPRRLTRFLDDDGIELSDLQIADDGATVVFVRGSDPNRVGWIANPTGDPRGQERAIWAARTDGTGAWRISAGTTPAVSPDGRWVAFARDSALFVVRVAPGATSAVDRGERPLVRAWGRNLSPRWSPDGSKLAFVSDRTDHAFVGIYDATRHTVTYMAPSVDRDASPTWSPDGKRVAFIRRPGLAFGQQAHDATGSLGEPPGPAWAISQRARIGADTAGATAKWARTPGLARAAFAGGYTLSFWVADATTGDGHEVWHNAPNDRAFPSVASIQWAGDHLVFAAEPEEWTRVYAVSAAGGSDRPVELTPGTGAVESLGLSPDGRTLYYATNAGDIDRRHVWKVPTAGGEAVQLTRGEEIEMYPAPLGSARQVAMLTSSATRPFSVALMPASGGAPRVIYPTLGREFPTEAHVTPQAVLVKSDDGLEIHDQLFLPKDLKPGERRPAIVFVHGGPVRQMLLGYHYMDFYHMAYAVNEWLASQGYVVLSVNYRSGIGYGKAFRQAPNVGGRGNAEYKDVLAAGKYLQSRPDVDPTRVGIWGLSYGGVLTAQALARNSDLFAAGVDMAGVHLWGSTLDSTDLSYKSSAIAAIDGWKSPVLLWHGDDDRNVQFSQTTGLVQLLRAHNVPFELIVNPDDTHETLLYSRWLTTYARMQDFLRRNLWDRKTATTSSTGTR from the coding sequence ATGACATCGCGAGCCGCAGCGACGCTTCTCACCCTCGCGGCCCTCGCGCCTAACGCCTACGCCCAGCCGAAGGCCGCGCCGACGATCGACGCGTTCCTGAGCGCGGGGTTCCCGTCGGAGCTGGTCGCGGCGCGGAAGGCGGATCGGATCGCGTGGCTGGCGTGGGAGAAGGGGAAGCGGAACGTGTACGCCGCATCGGCGCCGGGGTTCGCGCCGCGGCGGCTCACGCGGTTCCTCGACGACGACGGCATCGAGCTGTCCGACCTGCAGATCGCCGACGACGGCGCGACGGTGGTGTTCGTGCGCGGGAGCGATCCGAACCGCGTGGGCTGGATCGCGAACCCGACGGGCGATCCGCGCGGGCAGGAGCGGGCGATCTGGGCGGCGCGCACCGACGGCACCGGCGCCTGGCGCATCTCGGCAGGCACGACGCCGGCCGTGTCGCCCGACGGCCGGTGGGTGGCGTTCGCGCGCGACAGCGCGCTGTTCGTGGTGCGCGTGGCGCCGGGCGCGACGAGCGCGGTGGACCGCGGCGAGCGGCCGCTCGTGCGCGCGTGGGGGCGCAACCTCTCGCCGCGCTGGTCGCCCGACGGATCCAAGCTCGCGTTCGTGAGCGACCGCACCGACCACGCGTTCGTCGGCATCTACGACGCGACGCGGCACACGGTGACGTACATGGCGCCGAGCGTGGACCGCGACGCGAGCCCGACGTGGTCGCCCGACGGCAAGCGCGTCGCGTTCATTCGGCGGCCGGGGCTCGCGTTCGGGCAGCAGGCGCACGACGCGACGGGCTCGTTGGGCGAGCCGCCCGGTCCGGCGTGGGCCATCTCGCAGCGCGCGCGCATCGGCGCCGACACCGCGGGCGCGACGGCGAAGTGGGCGCGCACGCCGGGGCTCGCGCGCGCCGCGTTCGCCGGCGGCTACACGCTGTCGTTCTGGGTGGCCGACGCGACGACGGGCGACGGACACGAGGTGTGGCACAACGCCCCGAACGACCGCGCGTTCCCGAGCGTGGCGTCGATCCAGTGGGCGGGCGACCACCTCGTGTTCGCGGCCGAGCCGGAGGAGTGGACGCGGGTGTACGCGGTGAGCGCCGCGGGCGGCAGCGACCGCCCGGTGGAGCTGACGCCCGGCACCGGCGCCGTCGAATCGTTAGGCCTGTCGCCCGACGGGCGCACGCTGTACTACGCGACGAACGCGGGCGACATCGACCGGCGGCACGTGTGGAAGGTGCCGACCGCCGGCGGCGAGGCGGTGCAGCTCACGCGCGGCGAGGAGATCGAGATGTACCCGGCGCCGCTCGGCTCCGCGCGGCAGGTCGCGATGCTGACGTCGAGCGCGACGCGGCCCTTCTCGGTCGCCCTGATGCCGGCTTCGGGCGGCGCGCCGCGCGTGATCTATCCGACGTTAGGCAGGGAGTTCCCGACCGAGGCGCACGTGACGCCGCAGGCCGTGCTCGTGAAGTCGGACGACGGGCTCGAGATCCACGACCAGCTCTTCCTGCCGAAGGACCTGAAGCCCGGCGAGCGGCGGCCCGCGATCGTGTTCGTGCACGGCGGCCCGGTGCGGCAGATGCTGCTCGGCTACCACTACATGGACTTCTACCACATGGCCTACGCCGTCAACGAATGGCTGGCGAGCCAGGGGTACGTCGTCCTGTCGGTGAACTACCGGAGCGGCATCGGCTACGGCAAGGCGTTCCGCCAGGCGCCCAACGTGGGCGGGCGCGGCAACGCCGAGTACAAGGACGTGCTCGCGGCGGGGAAGTACCTGCAGTCGCGCCCGGACGTGGACCCGACGCGCGTGGGGATCTGGGGGCTGTCGTACGGCGGCGTGCTCACGGCGCAGGCGCTGGCGCGCAACTCCGACCTGTTCGCCGCCGGCGTGGACATGGCGGGCGTGCACCTGTGGGGCAGCACGCTCGACTCGACCGACCTGTCGTACAAGTCGTCGGCGATCGCGGCGATCGACGGGTGGAAGTCGCCGGTGCTGCTGTGGCACGGCGACGACGACCGCAACGTGCAGTTCTCGCAGACGACGGGGCTCGTGCAGCTGCTGCGCGCGCACAACGTGCCGTTCGAGCTGATCGTGAACCCGGACGACACGCACGAGACGCTGCTGTACTCGCGGTGGCTGACGACGTACGCGCGGATGCAGGACTTCCTGCGGCGGAACCTGTGGGACCGGAAGACGGCGACGACGTCGTCGACGGGGACGCGGTGA
- a CDS encoding serine hydrolase — translation MLAASSAAAQTRPAHLLTPAQRAALDADIERAMQQYADVPGLAVAVVQGDSVVYAKGFGVRERGKPERVTERTLFAIGSNTKSMTSALVGTLVDAGKMRWDDPVWTYLPGFRVADPYVSREATIRDLLSHRVDVENNISAWYRSPLTRAQLVERLRFLKQDASFRSRFLYNNLMVMTAGEAAAAAGGKPWNALIRERLFAPLGMTATLTSSRELTADADVAAPHVPFGGTLVPVPHVDADNIGPAGSVYSNAVDMAQYLRFQIGRGAIGGKRVLSEASIAQIRTLTTPIGAWQATVPDSDVTVAGYGLGWLVESFRGHRAIRHNGSIDGYLAEMQVLPDDRVGVVVLSNQMTLPLPEALANHILDVALGLAPRDWIGQALARDRAQEVQIAARQQTAESQRLPNAAPSLPLDRYAGTYADSLRGEIRVAFEEGKLVLRYHAGLAADLEPWQHDTFRAAWRTPNVYSLSPMLVTFAVDAAGRATAVSNALLGTFQAAPRARTAATGGDR, via the coding sequence ATGCTCGCCGCGTCGTCGGCCGCCGCGCAGACGCGGCCCGCGCATCTCCTGACGCCCGCGCAGCGGGCGGCGCTCGACGCGGACATCGAGCGCGCGATGCAGCAGTACGCGGACGTGCCGGGGCTGGCGGTGGCGGTGGTGCAGGGCGACTCGGTGGTGTACGCGAAGGGGTTCGGCGTGCGCGAGCGGGGCAAGCCGGAGCGCGTCACCGAGCGCACGCTGTTCGCGATCGGGTCGAACACGAAGTCGATGACGTCGGCGCTCGTCGGCACGCTGGTGGACGCGGGAAAGATGCGGTGGGACGATCCGGTGTGGACGTATCTGCCGGGCTTCCGCGTCGCCGACCCGTACGTGAGCCGCGAGGCGACGATCCGCGATCTGCTGTCGCACCGCGTGGACGTCGAGAACAACATCAGCGCGTGGTATCGCTCGCCGCTCACGCGCGCGCAGCTCGTGGAGCGGCTGCGGTTCCTGAAGCAGGACGCGAGCTTCCGGAGCCGCTTCCTGTACAACAACCTGATGGTGATGACCGCCGGCGAGGCGGCCGCCGCGGCCGGGGGCAAGCCGTGGAACGCGCTGATCCGCGAGCGGCTGTTCGCGCCGTTAGGCATGACGGCGACGCTCACGAGCAGCCGCGAGCTGACCGCCGACGCCGACGTCGCGGCGCCGCACGTCCCGTTCGGCGGCACGCTGGTGCCGGTGCCGCACGTGGACGCGGACAACATCGGGCCCGCGGGCTCGGTGTACTCGAACGCGGTCGACATGGCGCAGTACCTCCGCTTCCAGATCGGCCGCGGCGCGATCGGCGGCAAGCGGGTGCTCTCCGAGGCGTCGATCGCACAGATCCGGACGCTGACGACGCCGATCGGCGCGTGGCAGGCGACGGTGCCGGACAGCGACGTCACGGTCGCGGGCTACGGGCTGGGGTGGCTCGTGGAGTCGTTCCGCGGCCACCGCGCCATCCGCCACAACGGCTCGATCGACGGCTACCTGGCGGAGATGCAGGTGCTGCCCGACGACCGGGTGGGCGTGGTGGTGCTGTCGAACCAGATGACGCTGCCGCTCCCCGAGGCGCTCGCGAACCACATCCTCGACGTCGCGCTCGGCCTCGCGCCGCGCGACTGGATCGGCCAGGCGCTCGCGCGCGATCGCGCGCAGGAAGTGCAGATCGCCGCGCGGCAGCAGACGGCGGAGTCGCAGCGCCTGCCGAACGCGGCGCCGTCGCTGCCGCTCGATCGGTACGCGGGCACGTATGCCGACTCGCTGCGCGGGGAGATCCGCGTGGCGTTCGAGGAGGGGAAGCTCGTGCTGCGCTATCACGCGGGGCTCGCGGCCGACCTCGAGCCGTGGCAACACGACACGTTCCGCGCCGCGTGGCGCACGCCCAACGTCTACTCGCTGAGCCCCATGCTCGTCACGTTCGCCGTCGACGCGGCGGGACGCGCGACCGCCGTCAGCAATGCGCTGCTCGGCACGTTCCAGGCGGCGCCGCGTGCGCGGACCGCCGCCACCGGAGGCGACCGATGA
- a CDS encoding CocE/NonD family hydrolase, translating to MNLLTVLRVRRLLPLLLVASRLAAQAPTAQDSVRMASYEPREVMIPMRDGVRLHTLIFTPKSQTGDLPIILNRTPYGIAGARASFGGSIAELADEGYVFVFQDIRGRFTSEGQFVMLRPPMHRKDPKAIDESTDTYDTIDWLLKNVPRNNGRVGMLGVSYPGWLTVMAMLDPHPALKAVSPQASPASMFLGDDFHHNGAFRLAYGFEYAAMMEGGKELTPFQFDKADAYSWYLGLGSLATVNDSVFKRSRPTWNDFAAHPNFDAFWQREALMQYLDRVTVPTLNVAGWWDQEDFYGPIKIYETLEPHDTKHLNYLVVGPWNHGGWRGRSGQTLGPLDFGSPTAKYYREKIEAPWFAYWLKDKGTLDLAEATTFEAGANAWRRHDAWPPKTNVTSRRLYFQANGKLGFEPPRDTGRVFDAYVSDPNKPVPYRARPIKPTFGAGSTWSTWLVDDQRFVQDRPDVAAWESAPLPEDLVLSGDVVAKLFAATTGTDADWVVKLIDVYPEDDAKLGGYQLMVANDVFRGRFRSSFEHPQAIAPDVPQEYTIDLHTQSYRFLKGHRLRVQVQSTWFPLIDRNPQTFVPNIFAAKDADFRAATQRVFRSKGAASYVQLTVQNPPLVP from the coding sequence ATGAATCTGCTCACGGTGCTCCGCGTGAGACGTCTCTTGCCGCTTCTGCTCGTCGCCTCCCGACTCGCCGCGCAGGCGCCCACCGCGCAGGACAGCGTCCGCATGGCGTCGTACGAGCCGCGCGAGGTGATGATCCCGATGCGCGACGGCGTGAGGCTGCACACGCTGATCTTCACGCCGAAGAGCCAGACGGGCGACCTGCCGATCATCCTGAACCGCACGCCGTACGGGATCGCCGGGGCGCGCGCGAGCTTCGGCGGATCGATCGCCGAGCTGGCCGACGAGGGGTACGTGTTCGTCTTCCAGGACATCCGCGGCCGGTTCACGAGCGAGGGGCAGTTCGTGATGCTCCGTCCGCCGATGCACCGGAAGGACCCGAAGGCGATCGACGAGAGCACCGACACGTACGACACGATCGACTGGCTGCTGAAGAACGTGCCGCGCAACAACGGGCGCGTCGGCATGCTCGGCGTGTCGTATCCGGGATGGCTCACGGTGATGGCGATGCTCGACCCGCATCCCGCGCTCAAGGCGGTGAGCCCGCAGGCGTCGCCGGCGTCGATGTTCCTCGGCGACGACTTCCACCACAACGGCGCGTTCCGGCTCGCATACGGCTTCGAGTACGCGGCGATGATGGAGGGCGGGAAGGAGCTGACGCCGTTCCAGTTCGACAAGGCCGACGCGTACTCGTGGTATCTCGGCCTCGGCTCGCTCGCGACGGTGAACGACAGCGTGTTCAAGCGCAGCCGGCCGACGTGGAACGACTTCGCCGCGCACCCGAACTTCGACGCGTTCTGGCAGCGCGAGGCGCTGATGCAGTACCTCGACCGCGTGACGGTGCCGACGCTGAACGTCGCCGGGTGGTGGGACCAGGAGGACTTCTACGGGCCGATCAAGATCTACGAGACGCTGGAGCCGCACGACACCAAGCACCTCAACTACCTCGTGGTGGGCCCGTGGAACCACGGCGGCTGGCGCGGCCGCAGCGGACAGACGTTAGGCCCGCTCGACTTCGGCAGTCCGACGGCGAAGTACTACCGGGAGAAGATCGAGGCGCCGTGGTTCGCGTACTGGCTCAAGGACAAGGGCACGCTGGACCTGGCCGAGGCGACGACGTTCGAGGCGGGGGCGAACGCGTGGCGGCGCCACGACGCGTGGCCGCCGAAGACGAACGTGACGTCGCGGCGGCTCTACTTCCAGGCGAACGGCAAGCTCGGATTCGAGCCGCCGCGCGACACGGGGCGCGTGTTCGACGCGTACGTGTCGGACCCGAACAAGCCGGTGCCGTACCGCGCGCGTCCGATCAAGCCGACGTTCGGCGCCGGCTCGACGTGGTCGACGTGGCTCGTCGACGACCAGCGGTTCGTGCAGGACCGCCCCGACGTCGCGGCCTGGGAGAGCGCGCCGCTCCCCGAGGATCTCGTGCTGTCGGGCGACGTGGTCGCGAAGCTGTTCGCGGCGACGACGGGCACCGACGCCGACTGGGTGGTGAAGCTGATCGACGTCTACCCGGAGGACGACGCGAAGCTCGGCGGCTACCAGCTCATGGTGGCGAACGACGTGTTCCGCGGGCGCTTCCGGAGCAGCTTCGAGCACCCGCAGGCGATCGCGCCGGACGTGCCGCAGGAGTACACGATCGACCTGCACACGCAGAGCTACCGGTTCCTGAAGGGGCACCGGCTCCGCGTGCAGGTGCAGAGCACGTGGTTCCCGCTCATCGACCGGAACCCGCAGACGTTCGTGCCGAACATCTTCGCCGCCAAGGACGCGGACTTCCGGGCCGCGACGCAGCGCGTGTTCCGCTCGAAGGGCGCCGCGTCGTACGTGCAGCTCACCGTGCAGAATCCACCACTGGTGCCATGA